A segment of the Salminus brasiliensis chromosome 1, fSalBra1.hap2, whole genome shotgun sequence genome:
TGTAATGAAACAATGGCTTAACAAAAATATTTCCGTCTTGAAATGATGTGGTCAAAATTCATATCTAACATCCGGCAAACAGGAATACTTGCATAATCAAAAAAGAGAAGTGATTTTGAACCCTCTGGCATTTTCCCTTTGGTTGGCCTTAATCTATACAGTGATCCAGTCTGCCTTCACTGTTACTCTTCTCTAAATGAGAGCGTTGAGATTTGTAGGTCTGAAGCTTcctcaaggaaaaaaaaagataaggcAGTGACCCAGCTCTCAAATCATCTTCCACTTGAACTGGGATGTGGTTGAAGAGTAAGAAAGCAAAATAACAATGTGTGAATTGATTCTTTTTTATTGCAATTGCCTGTACCTTTATTTGTTTAGTGTTAAAAATTAATTACAGGCTGTGTTGTGACTGGGACATGTTTTAAAAGTTCATTGTAAAACAGAAATAATTTCAGTCAGTAAATGTGTGAATAAAAGCATACTTCAGTAATTTTCGGCATATTTGGCATCTGAATAGCAAATTTGAATATTCTGATGCCACACAGGAATCgcatttcagtctgactaactagAGATGCATTTCACTACCCAGTGTGAATGTATGTGACTAAAATCTTACAATGATACAATCCAGGTACTAGTCACAAAGTGGCCAGGTGTAAACGAGGTCTAAGCTAGTAAAGGTTGATAAGGATCGATCTTGTTTAGATGTTAAACGTTTTTTTTGTCCTTGAAAGTCTTGAAAATCTTtttgcaggtgtcgctgcacagtaaaaCTGTGCACCAACACTCctgagtctgctaaatctttctGAAGGTGTTTTGCTTCTAAACGAGGGTTTTGAGAGACCTTTCTAGGAATCCTATGAGCATCCTATGAGGTTTTCTAGACCTCGACTTGATTATTTAGCAATTATTTGAATTGTcggagtgctaggcagctgtgTTGAGGAGCTTGTGTCTGCTGATTGTTAGGACAAGATTTAATGAGAAGCTTAGAAATTTGCCCAACAtggcctttcctaacaatgaTTGTGAACATCATTATCACCTTGACCCCCAACGAATTAACATTTTCAGGGTTGTACAAAACAAATATGATACCAGTTTTCCTTACATTTTTCAAAGAATGTGTCAATGCCTTTTggagttcagttcaattcaagtTCAATTGGGTTTTGGGTTCTGGGTTAGCAGATGCTCTAACCCAGAGAGAACCTATCCATTCAAAAAACAAGTCTGTATTCAGACACAGAAGGTACACAATCCTCAACTGCTAGATACAAATGCTACACTATGTCTGAATGTCAAAGAATTTAAAATGAGACATTTCTGTGCGATCACAAGCCTTTCCATCAAATCACAAGCTGATCAATGTATTTACAGCTACTGTATATTATCTTCATGTTTTATGAAACTGGATAGAATGGAAtgctgaaaagggaaaagaTAGTGTACGTGAAGGATAAAAAGTACTTTCCCTTATGCAATAGTATGGCCTATCCCTAAGAGAGCCAGTTCTGTAGGCTTGTACGTAAATCTACTCAAATTACGCAACCATTATGAGGGGCTGCTATTGATTAGCCTGTGACAACACTTGAGAGATAGTAACTATTTAAACCCATTGTTCTTCTCCTTGCTGGCCACTTAGAAAACACCCCTAGCTAGTGTGAATATAGTGTGGGTTCAGATTTACCTCTAAGCCTAGATACTGCCACATACAAAAGTCAGTAAGAATACCTAGATACAAAAGATGCACAATACTCAACAGCTAGACACACTACACTGTAGTAATGTCTCAATGGCAAAGAAATCAAAGTACTATTACAAGCCACCCTGTTTAATCACAAACCGTCTATCTATGTATTTATAACTTTGTATTGACAATTTTGTGTGGCTGTATAGGATGCTATgctgaaaagtgaaaaatgagcAAGTGTAGGAGACCAGAAACTACTCCTTTCTTTCATACTCTGTATCAATGGTATGGCCAATCCTCAAGGTCTGGGAGGAGGCCAGTTCTGTAAGCCTTTACTCCAAATCTACTCATATTACACAACCGTTAGGAGGGGCTGCTATTGATTATCAGAGAGCAACTTTAAAACTATTCTCTCACAGAACAACTGGAAAGTGTCTCTCTTAGTCAAGTCAAGGTTTACTTGTCATTTCCACAACATGCCATGACATTTCTTCATGTGGTTGTGGTTAAGGCTCAGGTGATTTCTCTACAGCACTAAGATACAGAACTGCAAATCCATAAATAAACGAAATATACATAATTGAACAACACTAACTCTACAGAATCAAATGGTCCTAAATTAGCCTTCAGGCTCCCTCTTTTTATATGGAGTGATTTTGTGACCATTAACTGGCTGCCTGGTATTCAAATACATAAAGAACTGAAACTCAAACTCAGTGTTGCTGTGGTTGTAACCAATCAGCGTGAAGCGAGTCCCAGACTGACCAATGGCAGCGCAGCTCAGCGAAGCGGCGCAACCGTTCCAAAGGGGCGGAGTGAGAGAGGGTAGAAGAAAGTGTGGAGGGGAAAGTTGTGCGGGAACCGAGTCGGAGCTTCGGGCTGCAGAGGGAGAAGGTAGCTGTGCAGATGAGGAGAGGTTGTAAACAAAGGAGTCTTTTGAATTAACCGGGCTTTGGGATTCAGCTTTAAGGCTCTGACTTTGGTAGGTTTCAATGTGCGGTCAAAAATAGAGCCAAGTGTGGCGTTTACCTCTTCACCTCCGCCGTGAGTCCCTCCTAACTTCATGGCTTTGGTGGCGACGGACCCCAACTGCAAACGCAAAGGGCTCACTAATTCCTGCGGGACTGCTGTCAGAAAGGAGGCCGTGCAAAGTAAACCAGGTGGGTTAAAAGTGACCAGCATGCAGCCGAAGGACGCGGAGTTCGCCACGGAGGGTCTGCccaaagcatttctacacagcctGAGGACCCTATTCGACATCCTGGACGACGGCAGGCGAGGATACGTGCACATCTCCGAGATTGAGAGTCGCTGGCAGGGCGCGGAGGCGCAGGGTTTGCCCGGCGGCGTGCTGGAGTGCTTGAGGCGTGTGAGCCCTCCGCACGGCTGCCTGACGTTCGAGCGATTCGTCGCGGGGCTCCGGTACTCGATGCTGAACCCGGAGAACGGCACCAAAGCACCGCCGCACTCGTACACAAACGGCTCCAAAGCACCGCCGCAGCTCACACACGCGCACAAAGGCGCCCTGGCGCGCCCCTACGAGGGGAAAGTGCGACCACTCGGCCCGAGCAACGGAGCTAACGTTCACCCCGGCCGCGCCTCCTCGCTACAGAGCCGGTCGAGATCAGAGGACAGCGGCTCCGTCTTCTCCACCTCCAGCAAGCCTCCCTCCAGCGACTCGTCCACCTACGCCAGCCTTACGAGTGCCGCTCCCAGGTACcgtggaggagaaggaggaggataCGAGCGGACCGGCAGGAGTCTGGAGCGGGCGCAGGTCGGGCACGAGCACGCTGCTCACAGAACCGAGTCTGTTCGCGCTGCCAAGAAACCGCCGCCGCCGCAGAGCCGAGTCCGATCAATCGAGTCTCTGGCCCTCGAGTCATCTTACCTCCAGAAGCCGAGTGAGTTCGCTTTGAGCACCATTTCCACTGTGAAAATGTCAACAGCAGAAGCGAAGTAACACAGCTTCTCTAAATTCAGCTTCAGTCAAAATCCTTACATCCCTTACAGTGCAGGGAAATGGGGAACCGAGTCACCCCTCTCATATACTCTAATACACTCGTAAGATTAGTACGTTAATATCCATATCTGACATTACTTTAGCTTGCCTAAGCACAAAAAACAATTAATAGATAAAACAATAAGTAACTAGTGCTGAAATTAAATTACATCTGGAAACTAATTCAGATTTCCGCAAAATTTAATTCGTTAAGTCAGAAGTGGATTTACCCTCCATTTAATTGTTGAGCAGTAATGCCTTAGTCTAGCTTAAAATATACTCATATTTAATACTGCCTAGTATGAATATTACTAATTGATGTATACTGAGACATTTACGTATAGCATTTTTGTTTGTGGTAATTATAAGGCTAATCTGCATATGATTAAAGCCCCCTGTGTAGAGGTATAATTCATGTATAACTATAGAATAAAAGGTcagttttcataaaaaaaaaatgttcataGACCTTGTAGCAGTTTGACTAGTATAGTAGTATTTTTATGTAAAAGTAATATTTTTCCATTCACATACACTTGAAACCCATACACGTGCAGAGTGCATTTtaatcagtattttttttattaatattatgtgtttactttttttttgacCGATTTTTGGCTTTGTTTGGAACGGGAAAATACCCATATTTTGCTCTATAAACCCACTTACAACCCTCAGTTTTTGGATTTGAATGAAAGATGCTGATTTACCTTTATGGTGTTACAGTGAATttgatgagctctgttctgattggctgatttgcTGCACTGCGATGGCTCACACAAAAGCAGCATAGCATGGCTTCGTTCATTCCACTGCATTAAGAATATTGAATTTTTTGCCAGATAATTCTGCTATCCTGTCAGTGCAGTGAAAGTATCATCATGTTGAAGTGGACATTGCATTTTATTACATAACAGGGAGTAAATGTTAATGCTGGCCCTTTGTAACAGTTCTGGGG
Coding sequences within it:
- the sapcd2 gene encoding suppressor APC domain-containing protein 2, whose amino-acid sequence is MALVATDPNCKRKGLTNSCGTAVRKEAVQSKPGGLKVTSMQPKDAEFATEGLPKAFLHSLRTLFDILDDGRRGYVHISEIESRWQGAEAQGLPGGVLECLRRVSPPHGCLTFERFVAGLRYSMLNPENGTKAPPHSYTNGSKAPPQLTHAHKGALARPYEGKVRPLGPSNGANVHPGRASSLQSRSRSEDSGSVFSTSSKPPSSDSSTYASLTSAAPRYRGGEGGGYERTGRSLERAQVGHEHAAHRTESVRAAKKPPPPQSRVRSIESLALESSYLQKPSPHSESTGLPRSQSETTTGFTGSRRHGRTRDEPRRHTITNGVDYGMLKQMKELEQEKDSLLAGLDVVERAREWYQSQIHNVTERQRLIGQSSHCTDFMTESSQSRLNVLLPKLQEVNRCLNDLISCSGMSFPSPSTQPSSISPNVQTVPAPPQAIQRLKDQNRLLTQEVTEKSERITQLEQEKSALIKQLFEARARSAHDSSALDSTFI